The nucleotide window AAGGCTGCTTTTGCCTGCTGACTCCCCAGACAAGCGGAAAGAGGAGCTGGGAGGCTGTTATGGAGATGAAGAAGGCTGATTTTTGGAATTCAGGCATTGATCCAAAACAATTTTTAGGGAGGATTCGGTTTCACCATACCAAGGCAAAAAGGCTTCTGGAGTTCAGGGAAATGTTTCCTGCAGTGCTTAAGGAATTGACTTCAAGGAAGAGCCCAAAAGAGATTGCTTCTTATATTATCCATGATGTAAAAGGCATGGGCTTGAAGGAAGCCAGCCACTATCTGAGGAACATAGGCCATAGGAATCTCGCAATACTCGATCGCCATATTTTAAAAAATCTGCAGGAGTATGGGGCATTGAAGGCGCTTCCAAGAACACTCACAAAGAAAAGATATTCCCTCATTGAGAAGAGATTCAGGCAATTTTCAGAAGAGATAAGAATTCCGATAGACCATTTGGATTTGCTTTTCTGGAGCAATGAGACGGGGGAGATATTCAAGTAGCTATTCGAGCTACTACTTCCTTAAGATCTCCTTCTTGAAAATCTCTGTGAAGGTTATCAGGAAAGCCAGGATAACAGGCCCAAGAACAACTCCGATAAAGCCAAAGACTCCAAGCCCACCCATAACTCCCAGCAGGACAATCACAGGATGCACATTTGCCCTGTCGCCGATAAGCTTCGGCCTCAGGATATTGTCAATCATGCTTATAACCAGGGCTCCATAGAGGAGCAGTACAATCCCTGATATGATGACCCCGGTGTTGCCCTGAGAAAACCCTGTGGCAAGGAGATAGATGCCTGCCGGGCCCCAGATAAGAGAAGCTCCAACAAAGGGGATCAGCGCAAAGAAGGCAGCAAGAAATCCCCAAAGCAGAGGGGAGTGTATGCCGAAGAACCAGAATCCAAGAGAGGTAGCTAAGCCCTGAAGGCCAGCAGTCATGAGGTTTCCATAGACAATTGCATACGTGAGGTCATTAAACTGGGCAAAAATTCTTCGCCGGTCAGCAGCCGATAGGGGGAGGAGCGGCTCAAGGGACTTGGTAAATGCCTGGCCATCCCTGTAAATAAAGAACATTGCAAAAAAGACAATAAAGATATTCAGGGCAAACCTTGCAATATGGAAAGCCGCTTCTTTGACATCTTGGGCGACTGGAGGGATCGCCTTGAGGGCAAATTCAAAATAGCCCCGGTATTTCTCATTTGTGATAAAGGCCGCGATATCCTGGGAGGTGGCACAAAAAAGGCTTGTTTGGTCTGCGCAGCCCAAGGTCGGCTGGAGAGTATTCAGCCAGCCAGTGGATCCAATGAAAGATATGATTTCCTTTCCCAGTGTATTAGCAACAAAGATAAGCAAGAGTAAAGAAACAACAATAATTGAAAAAGTGACAATCAGTGCGCTCAGATTCCTCCTTCCTGTTCTCTGGTATAATGCTCTGTAGACTGGAAAAAAGAGATAGCTGAGGACCAGCGATGTGAGGAGTGCATTGATAAACGGCCTCAGTATGAAGAAGGAAAGGATAG belongs to Candidatus Nanoarchaeia archaeon and includes:
- a CDS encoding DNA lyase; its protein translation is MRLDRKKISSLKKEYSKKKDAIEQRLAEFSRIPPEEYFYEGCFCLLTPQTSGKRSWEAVMEMKKADFWNSGIDPKQFLGRIRFHHTKAKRLLEFREMFPAVLKELTSRKSPKEIASYIIHDVKGMGLKEASHYLRNIGHRNLAILDRHILKNLQEYGALKALPRTLTKKRYSLIEKRFRQFSEEIRIPIDHLDLLFWSNETGEIFK
- a CDS encoding AI-2E family transporter — translated: MRKSIPRELEIKPVTFIKFLFITLFVAIAILSFFILRPFINALLTSLVLSYLFFPVYRALYQRTGRRNLSALIVTFSIIVVSLLLLIFVANTLGKEIISFIGSTGWLNTLQPTLGCADQTSLFCATSQDIAAFITNEKYRGYFEFALKAIPPVAQDVKEAAFHIARFALNIFIVFFAMFFIYRDGQAFTKSLEPLLPLSAADRRRIFAQFNDLTYAIVYGNLMTAGLQGLATSLGFWFFGIHSPLLWGFLAAFFALIPFVGASLIWGPAGIYLLATGFSQGNTGVIISGIVLLLYGALVISMIDNILRPKLIGDRANVHPVIVLLGVMGGLGVFGFIGVVLGPVILAFLITFTEIFKKEILRK